One Tautonia rosea genomic window carries:
- a CDS encoding ABC transporter permease subunit — MIARLWWKDARQFGPAWVAIAVMALVGFLLAGRYLPNEDGIDTSIWGFAILFSGLYALAIATAAIAGERDNGTLRLLDTLPVPRARLWDGKASFAVVSSLALTLLLLAIAAMQVSAGAFDRLGGTGATLGAVGLVLVLMLEAIGWGLFWSALLPNVLAAAALAACCLLLLLPALAPIIGESTPTILMPEEVSIRLCIAIATAGLSRVIFLASGPPHRSRSGVLTETPGTGHPAASPSNHMSLPAPSGSSWTRTLASLAWQASREARSAWQYLALLGLGVPVVGWLTADMFYGPEPYGLAIFLCPVVALLAGVGVFHTEQRGRSYRLLTHHGLRPAIVWPIKVAAWGVGLMLIWGPLGLFLLAVGPRPTLAIVDATVAYLGLTLGCFAVGLLCGMAIRRGITAALIGVVLLVALSVPVGVLVAIRLVGFWWTFVLPLALLAVSWGWMVPWMIDRPGSSRWVRLGGLVLLFVGTLFPLYVGLRAWSIPDPGPLPAELRSQLTVPRADEGNDARPLYRKALASMREERLKFGGMGASMGGPALVEDQETRPLDDPRVWLDAHAGAIDIARRASILPDVRLGSLEGRTVFDWGASEDVPMMPVASLLESAFDRRQKLGDLDGAWEDLLAQFRIARQTFEPATARNAMLILGIEEQALRRAMNWAMDEQQTPELLRNALESFQQLDPPPDPLLVIATEQVIAEQTLDLPRETLQDGLARSNSPSRSQGSVSPGLAAWTAAISTPWEIERARRVLRTVFADWRFGLDRGPFRSVIYEPYRVQREAQLLNSSPLVEELVPPMLAPMMRTNDQNEVDRRALVQILALRAWQLEHDGQWPDRLQDLVPSELDRLPDDPYKPGQPFGYVGSSTDALHVIGSLNWLLGAPRGPSPSGMPVIVLYSVGPDAVDQRGAFVLPRNQIGQGDIIYPLPDDQPRPAKPGDPVLEPNAPD, encoded by the coding sequence ATGATTGCTCGGCTCTGGTGGAAGGACGCCCGGCAGTTCGGACCGGCCTGGGTGGCGATCGCGGTGATGGCGCTGGTCGGCTTCCTGCTGGCCGGTCGGTATTTGCCGAACGAGGACGGGATCGACACGAGCATCTGGGGCTTCGCGATCCTCTTCTCCGGCCTTTATGCCCTGGCGATCGCGACGGCGGCGATTGCCGGCGAACGCGACAACGGCACCCTGCGATTGCTCGACACCCTGCCCGTCCCGAGGGCTCGGCTCTGGGACGGCAAGGCGTCGTTCGCGGTCGTCTCGTCGCTGGCGTTGACACTCCTCTTGCTGGCAATCGCGGCCATGCAGGTCAGTGCCGGGGCGTTCGATCGACTCGGAGGGACGGGAGCGACGCTAGGTGCCGTGGGTCTTGTGCTCGTCCTGATGCTGGAGGCGATCGGCTGGGGATTGTTCTGGTCGGCCCTCTTGCCGAACGTGCTGGCGGCGGCGGCGCTGGCGGCGTGCTGCTTGCTCCTGCTCTTGCCCGCGCTCGCGCCGATCATCGGTGAATCAACACCGACGATTTTGATGCCAGAAGAGGTGTCGATCCGACTCTGCATCGCGATTGCCACAGCGGGGCTTTCCCGGGTGATCTTCCTCGCCTCCGGGCCACCTCATCGCTCCCGGAGTGGTGTTCTTACGGAAACACCGGGCACGGGACATCCTGCCGCCTCGCCGAGCAATCACATGTCCCTCCCCGCCCCCTCCGGTTCGTCCTGGACCCGGACCCTGGCCAGCCTTGCCTGGCAGGCGTCGCGTGAGGCGCGATCGGCCTGGCAGTACCTGGCGCTGCTGGGCCTGGGAGTCCCGGTGGTGGGGTGGCTCACGGCCGATATGTTCTATGGCCCGGAGCCGTATGGCCTGGCGATTTTCCTCTGCCCGGTCGTGGCGTTGCTGGCGGGCGTGGGGGTGTTTCATACCGAGCAGCGCGGCCGGTCGTACCGGCTCCTGACGCATCACGGGTTGCGCCCGGCCATCGTCTGGCCGATCAAGGTGGCGGCCTGGGGGGTGGGACTCATGCTGATCTGGGGCCCCCTGGGTTTGTTTCTCCTGGCTGTTGGACCGAGGCCGACGCTCGCCATCGTCGATGCGACGGTGGCATACCTGGGCCTGACCCTGGGGTGCTTCGCGGTGGGCCTGCTCTGCGGCATGGCGATTCGCCGGGGGATCACGGCGGCCCTGATCGGCGTGGTGCTGCTGGTTGCGTTGAGCGTGCCCGTTGGCGTACTGGTCGCGATCCGACTGGTGGGGTTCTGGTGGACGTTCGTGTTGCCGCTCGCCTTGCTCGCGGTGTCCTGGGGCTGGATGGTCCCCTGGATGATCGACCGCCCTGGGTCGTCGCGGTGGGTCCGCCTGGGGGGGCTGGTGCTCCTGTTCGTGGGGACGTTGTTCCCGCTGTACGTCGGCCTCCGCGCCTGGTCGATCCCCGACCCCGGCCCCCTGCCTGCCGAACTCCGTTCCCAGCTCACCGTTCCCCGGGCAGACGAGGGAAATGACGCCCGCCCGCTCTACCGGAAAGCCCTCGCCTCAATGAGGGAGGAACGCTTGAAATTCGGGGGAATGGGCGCCTCGATGGGCGGCCCTGCGTTGGTCGAGGACCAGGAGACTCGCCCACTCGATGACCCCCGGGTCTGGCTCGACGCCCATGCCGGGGCCATCGATATCGCCCGCCGCGCCAGCATCCTCCCCGATGTGCGGCTCGGTTCCCTTGAAGGGCGTACGGTGTTCGATTGGGGGGCATCGGAAGACGTGCCGATGATGCCGGTGGCAAGTCTACTCGAGTCGGCGTTCGATCGCCGTCAGAAGCTGGGCGATCTCGACGGGGCCTGGGAAGACTTGCTTGCCCAGTTTCGCATCGCTCGCCAAACGTTCGAACCCGCAACGGCGCGGAATGCGATGTTAATCCTGGGCATCGAGGAACAGGCCCTGCGCCGGGCGATGAACTGGGCGATGGATGAGCAACAGACCCCCGAGTTGCTTCGCAACGCGCTCGAATCCTTTCAACAGCTCGATCCCCCGCCTGATCCGCTGCTCGTGATCGCGACCGAGCAGGTGATCGCCGAGCAAACCCTCGATCTTCCGCGTGAGACCTTGCAGGATGGGCTGGCACGGAGCAACTCGCCCTCACGGTCTCAGGGGAGCGTCTCCCCCGGGCTCGCCGCCTGGACGGCGGCCATCAGCACCCCCTGGGAGATCGAGCGGGCGCGGCGGGTGCTCCGGACGGTGTTTGCCGACTGGCGCTTCGGGTTGGACCGGGGGCCGTTCCGATCGGTGATTTACGAGCCGTACCGCGTGCAACGCGAGGCGCAACTGCTGAACTCGTCTCCCCTGGTCGAGGAACTCGTCCCCCCAATGCTTGCCCCGATGATGCGGACGAATGACCAGAACGAGGTCGATCGTCGCGCCCTGGTCCAGATCCTCGCCCTGCGGGCCTGGCAGCTTGAACACGACGGCCAGTGGCCCGACCGGCTCCAGGACCTCGTGCCGTCGGAACTCGACCGCCTGCCCGACGACCCGTACAAGCCCGGCCAGCCGTTCGGGTACGTCGGGTCATCGACCGATGCGTTGCACGTCATCGGCTCGCTGAACTGGTTGCTGGGGGCCCCGCGCGGACCCTCGCCGAGCGGGATGCCGGTCATCGTGCTCTACAGCGTCGGGCCCGATGCGGTGGATCAGCGCGGGGCCTTCGTCCTGCCGCGCAATCAAATCGGGCAGGGAGACATCATCTACCCCCTGCCCGATGATCAACCACGCCCCGCGAAACCGGGCGATCCGGTCCTGGAACCGAATGCGCCGGATTGA